GTCAGCTGTTATGGAAGAAGTATTCTTTGAGTTCTCCAAAGAAGCACATGATTGCCTTGGTATTTCTTTTGATTCTTATTATGATGATTGGAATTTTGAAAAAAACACGGGAATAATGATTTTGGAGAATAGTGAATCTACAGAGTGGCTTGAAACAACAGTACCTCCTACAATCAGGGAGAAGCTTTTTAATGGAATAATCTCGGTTAGTGAGGAAATATATAAAGTACCAAGTAGAGTAGAAATCATTAGAATGAATCAAAATATGTATGCTGTAGAATGCCGAGAACCTTTAATTCAAATTGAAAAAGTTTTGTATCGCAAAGGACATATAGAGTTGCTGCACGAGCGTTCCAATGATATTAAGAACTCCTTTATTAAACAAAAAGAGGTTTTTGAATCAATTTTCACTACAGTTGTAGAAGATATATTTATGATTTGGGACTACAAAAATGATAGGAGCTATATTTTCTTTTATTTACAATAGAAGAGATTATTTACTTTCATTAGAATATTTTATATTATTAAATTAAGAAGAAAAGATAATAATGCTTTTTCTTTTAAATGAAGGTAAGTGCTATATTTATCAACTAGAAATAAACTAATTTAAATACTTGGTAGAAATGATTTAGAAAAATAAGCTAAACATAAGCCAAAATAGCAAAAAGAATATTTCTTTTTGCTATTTTGGCTTTTTTATGTTTGTTAGTTTTTGAAGGAATAGGGGCTCGTTCAACATGATAAAGCAGGATCAACAGCATACTTTCGAATATTTACAATCTCTAAAAGCCATTAACAAAATGACAACTGTTATGTTATATGAAGTAACTCAGCTTATTGGAGATATGAAGCAGATTGTGTGTCAACAGGAGAAAGAACTTTCTAATGTTATACTTCCTATAGCAAATACTCATTCAGATATTATTAATGTTATGAAGCAAACATCAGTCTTGATGAAACTGGAACCTATTGAAAAACAGTTATTTATTAATATGGTTGCATCACTCACGGAGTTAATCTGTGAAATGCTGAAGAATATTGAGGATGCCAAAATTTTTCTAGAGAGAATGGATGCCACTCACTCTTTTAGATTACAATTAAAATATCAATTAGATTATTTAAGTTGCTTACTGACAGAACTTATTATTGTACATTGAGACATACTGTGGAAAACACAGTATGTTTTTTTATAAGGTGTATTCTTATTGAAAAGGAAATACTCGTCCATACTAGATATTAAATAAAGAAGGAGAGAGGAGTCTAATATAATGGATGATAATGCGATATTAAGCCTTCAAAAGGATATAAGCGGCTATGTTGGTAAGATGTTTCGAGAGAGCTTTGGTAAGGGACCACAATCTGTGTATACTTCAGTAGGGTACACATTTATCACGATTTACTTAAGAAACTTTCTTACCCCCTCTGAGCGTGTTTTGTTGGAACAAGACCAGATCATGACAATCATGCAAATGAGAGATAAACTAATGGATACACTTATTCCTGAACTGAGGGCTTTTATTGAGATATCTACTAGTAAAAAAATTCAGGAAGTTTATTATGACTGGAATTTACACAATAAATCTGGGATGGTTACTTGTATTAGTTCTGAACCGTTTACACCTAAAGAGGTATTAGTTGAGGAGTATATTGGGAAGGAAAAGGTTGATAACGAGGTTATTCAAATTAGTAAGCAAGCACAGAAGATACCTGAAGAGATCTATTCCTGTGAAATTAATGAAAGAACTCTAGTAATTATAC
This Metabacillus endolithicus DNA region includes the following protein-coding sequences:
- a CDS encoding Na-translocating system protein MpsC family protein, with product MKNVDHYYQEDLLLLSSTLSKLLKRRFGKGPETCYVTLHSNRLVIFIKKYITPAEDVLLKNNNVSLLQKFRSAVMEEVFFEFSKEAHDCLGISFDSYYDDWNFEKNTGIMILENSESTEWLETTVPPTIREKLFNGIISVSEEIYKVPSRVEIIRMNQNMYAVECREPLIQIEKVLYRKGHIELLHERSNDIKNSFIKQKEVFESIFTTVVEDIFMIWDYKNDRSYIFFYLQ
- a CDS encoding Na-translocating system protein MpsC family protein translates to MDDNAILSLQKDISGYVGKMFRESFGKGPQSVYTSVGYTFITIYLRNFLTPSERVLLEQDQIMTIMQMRDKLMDTLIPELRAFIEISTSKKIQEVYYDWNLHNKSGMVTCISSEPFTPKEVLVEEYIGKEKVDNEVIQISKQAQKIPEEIYSCEINERTLVIIRNGILVRIEKELIRLGHGDLLKRVKQNLEKGYLHNNSQLEATLNKQIIEMFVDWDFDLDKSVILFMLNPTEPKKHSYRQVDIE